Proteins from a genomic interval of Bradyrhizobium sp. CCGB01:
- a CDS encoding RimK family alpha-L-glutamate ligase, whose translation MTATGERIFVQAIRRYCASHGIALDVRSGGWLLAMSGHGKRHFAFGYDVGLNSAIAHRLANDKSATAEVLALEGVPCIPHRLFLNPSMGAHVAGPDWQQAMLMLLAQNPQGVVVKPNEGTSGRAVFKVTNRNELDRAVTEVFSSSLGLVIAPYVEIEDEVRVILLDDKPMTVYRKERPQVVGDGFRTLRELASEAGHDRQLRELTAQKVNAIVPNGEHRILNWRHNLDAGARPVLMEHGEVRAICAQLAVEAAAAIGITFASIDVVRVDDAWRVLEVNSGVMMEALAKLHPELVQATYDAALDRVFAEAS comes from the coding sequence ATGACGGCAACCGGCGAGCGGATCTTCGTCCAGGCGATCAGGCGCTATTGCGCGAGCCATGGCATCGCGCTCGATGTCCGCTCCGGTGGCTGGCTGCTCGCGATGAGCGGGCACGGGAAGCGCCATTTCGCGTTCGGCTACGACGTCGGCCTCAACAGCGCCATCGCGCACCGCCTCGCCAACGACAAATCGGCCACTGCCGAGGTGCTGGCGCTCGAGGGTGTGCCCTGCATTCCCCATCGCCTCTTCCTCAACCCGAGCATGGGCGCGCACGTTGCCGGCCCCGACTGGCAGCAGGCGATGCTGATGCTGCTCGCCCAGAATCCGCAAGGCGTGGTGGTGAAACCGAACGAGGGCACGTCCGGACGCGCGGTGTTCAAGGTGACGAACCGGAACGAGCTCGATCGCGCCGTGACCGAGGTGTTTTCCTCGAGCCTAGGCCTCGTTATCGCGCCCTATGTCGAGATCGAGGACGAGGTCCGCGTCATCCTGCTCGATGACAAGCCGATGACCGTCTATCGCAAGGAACGGCCGCAGGTTGTTGGCGATGGCTTTCGCACATTGCGTGAGCTGGCGAGTGAGGCAGGACATGACAGGCAGCTTCGCGAGCTCACTGCGCAGAAGGTGAACGCGATTGTCCCGAACGGCGAGCACCGTATCCTGAACTGGCGGCACAATCTCGACGCAGGTGCGCGGCCGGTGCTCATGGAGCACGGCGAGGTCCGAGCGATTTGCGCGCAACTCGCCGTCGAAGCCGCCGCCGCCATCGGCATCACTTTCGCATCGATTGACGTCGTCCGTGTCGACGACGCCTGGCGGGTGCTGGAGGTCAATTCCGGCGTGATGATGGAAGCGCTGGCGAAGCTGCATCCGGAGCTGGTGCAGGCGACGTATGATGCCGCGCTGGATCGGGTGTTTGCTGAAGCAAGCTGA
- a CDS encoding patatin-like phospholipase family protein gives MLQCESRGAAQILSVIDHGPPRPTAFVLAGGGSFGAIQVGMMHSLARHGVVADLVVGSSVGAINGAYYAGDPSLKGVLGLEAVWRGLRRHDVFPVTWRSLAGFMWRRDFLIPHDGIRRLVEDHLPYRNLEDAALPVHIVTTDFVSGESVVLSEGSAVEAILASTAIPGAFTPVRYNGHFLADGAISSNTPVRVAIRKGAKRLVVLPTGHACAVKDPPVGAVANALHALTLLIARQLVAELEGLASDIEYVVVPPLCPLVGSPYDFSRSDDHIERAVASTDAWLARGGLDQHGVIPHEAQPHGH, from the coding sequence ATGTTGCAATGCGAGAGCAGGGGAGCTGCGCAGATCTTGTCCGTGATCGATCATGGTCCGCCGAGACCGACTGCCTTCGTGCTGGCGGGCGGCGGCAGCTTCGGGGCAATCCAGGTCGGGATGATGCACTCGCTGGCGCGGCACGGGGTCGTCGCTGATCTCGTGGTCGGCTCCAGCGTCGGCGCGATCAACGGCGCCTATTATGCCGGCGATCCCTCGCTCAAGGGCGTGCTCGGGCTTGAAGCGGTCTGGCGCGGGCTGAGGCGTCATGATGTTTTCCCGGTCACCTGGCGAAGCCTCGCCGGATTCATGTGGCGGCGCGATTTCCTGATTCCCCATGACGGCATCCGCAGGCTGGTCGAGGACCATCTGCCCTATCGCAACCTCGAGGATGCCGCGCTGCCGGTGCATATCGTCACCACCGATTTCGTCTCCGGCGAGAGCGTGGTGCTGTCGGAGGGGTCGGCGGTGGAGGCGATCCTGGCGTCCACCGCGATCCCCGGCGCCTTCACGCCAGTCCGCTACAATGGTCATTTCCTCGCCGACGGTGCGATCTCCTCGAACACTCCGGTCCGGGTCGCGATCCGGAAAGGCGCAAAACGGCTGGTCGTGCTGCCGACCGGGCACGCCTGCGCGGTCAAGGATCCGCCGGTGGGCGCGGTTGCCAATGCCCTGCATGCGCTGACACTGCTGATCGCGCGGCAATTGGTGGCGGAGCTCGAAGGACTGGCCTCCGACATTGAATATGTCGTGGTGCCGCCGCTCTGTCCGCTGGTGGGATCTCCTTACGATTTCTCGCGCTCCGACGACCATATCGAGCGCGCGGTCGCGAGCACCGATGCCTGGCTGGCGCGAGGCGGCCTCGATCAGCACGGCGTCATTCCGCACGAGGCGCAGCCTCATGGTCACTGA
- a CDS encoding ferredoxin--NADP reductase: MSAFYREKVLSVQHWTDTLFSFRATRDTGFRFQNGQFAMIGLEVEGRPLLRAYSMASANHEEELEFFSIKVQDGPLTSRLQKIKEGDTILVGRKATGTLITDNLIPGKRLMLLSTGTGLAPFASLIKDPEVYDQFESIVLVHGCRQVSELAYGEKLVANLREDELFGELLADKLIYYPTVTREPFKNRGRITDLINSEQIFNDIGQGPLDIATDRIMMCGSPAMLEELKVMFEGRDFIEGSGNKPGHFVIEKAFVER, encoded by the coding sequence ATGAGCGCGTTTTACCGAGAGAAGGTTCTTTCCGTCCAGCACTGGACCGACACGCTGTTCAGCTTCCGCGCCACGCGCGATACCGGCTTCCGCTTCCAGAACGGCCAGTTCGCGATGATCGGCCTCGAGGTCGAGGGCCGTCCGCTGCTGCGCGCCTACAGCATGGCGAGTGCCAACCACGAGGAAGAGCTCGAGTTCTTCTCGATCAAGGTTCAGGACGGCCCGCTGACCTCGCGCCTCCAGAAGATCAAGGAAGGCGACACCATCCTGGTCGGCCGCAAGGCGACCGGCACGCTGATCACCGACAACCTCATCCCCGGCAAGCGGCTGATGCTGCTCTCGACCGGCACGGGCCTCGCGCCCTTCGCCAGCCTGATCAAGGACCCCGAGGTCTACGACCAGTTCGAGAGCATCGTGCTGGTGCATGGCTGCCGCCAGGTCTCCGAGCTCGCCTATGGCGAGAAGCTCGTCGCGAATTTGCGCGAGGACGAGCTGTTCGGCGAGCTGCTCGCGGACAAGCTCATCTACTACCCGACCGTGACCCGCGAGCCGTTCAAGAACCGCGGCCGCATCACCGACCTCATCAACTCCGAGCAGATATTCAACGATATCGGCCAGGGTCCGCTCGACATCGCCACCGACCGCATCATGATGTGCGGCAGCCCGGCGATGCTCGAAGAGCTGAAGGTGATGTTCGAAGGCCGCGATTTCATCGAAGGCTCCGGCAACAAGCCCGGCCATTTCGTGATCGAGAAGGCGTTCGTCGAGCGGTAA
- a CDS encoding FMN-binding glutamate synthase family protein, whose product MEILLLPFSPRFIVLTICAVVTALLIGIGIADRKIFDILLIPILIFGALTLLGVRDLMQKGHAVLRNYPISAHIRFLLEEIRPEMRQYFFESEKDGMPFSRDIRAVVYQRAKMELDKRPFGTQEDVYREGYEWMHHSVAPKAHAEEKFRVMIGGPECAKPYSASVFNISAMSFGALSPNAVRALNAGAKKGGFAHDTGEGGFSPYHREMGGDIIWEIGSGYFGCRHLDGTFDPEAFTRVASQDQIKMVELKISQGAKPGHGGVLPAAKVSAEISKIRGVAMGEDCISPASHRAFSTPIGMVQFIAEMRRLSGGKPAGFKLCIGHPWEFLAICKAMLETGIYPDFIVVDGNEGGTGAAPLEFMDHLGMPMREGVSFVHNALVGINARDRIKIGASGKIATAFDMARAMAIGADWCNSARGFMFSLGCIQSLSCHTDRCPTGVATQDPTRARALYVPLKIDRVHNYHHATLHSLTELIAAAGLEHPRQLRPIHFTQRTSTTDVKSFAQLYPALRPGELLEGTEDPRFRDAWRMAQAATFQPAL is encoded by the coding sequence ATGGAAATCCTGCTGCTGCCGTTCTCGCCACGTTTCATCGTGCTGACGATCTGCGCGGTGGTCACCGCGCTGCTGATCGGCATCGGCATCGCCGACCGCAAGATCTTCGACATCCTGCTGATCCCGATCCTGATCTTTGGCGCCCTGACGCTGCTTGGTGTCCGCGACCTCATGCAGAAGGGCCATGCGGTTCTGCGCAACTACCCGATCTCGGCGCATATCCGCTTCCTGCTGGAAGAAATCCGCCCGGAGATGCGGCAGTACTTCTTCGAGAGCGAGAAGGACGGCATGCCGTTCTCGCGCGACATCCGCGCGGTGGTCTATCAGCGCGCCAAGATGGAGCTCGACAAGCGTCCGTTCGGCACCCAGGAGGACGTCTACCGCGAGGGCTACGAGTGGATGCACCATTCGGTCGCGCCGAAGGCGCATGCCGAAGAGAAGTTCCGCGTTATGATCGGTGGACCGGAGTGCGCGAAGCCCTATTCCGCCTCGGTGTTCAACATCTCCGCGATGAGCTTTGGCGCGCTCAGCCCGAACGCCGTGCGCGCGCTCAATGCCGGCGCAAAGAAGGGCGGCTTCGCGCATGACACCGGGGAGGGCGGCTTCAGCCCCTATCACCGCGAGATGGGCGGCGACATCATCTGGGAGATCGGCTCCGGCTATTTCGGCTGCCGTCATCTCGACGGCACGTTCGATCCGGAGGCGTTCACGCGGGTCGCGAGCCAGGACCAGATCAAGATGGTCGAGCTCAAGATCAGCCAGGGCGCCAAGCCCGGCCATGGCGGCGTGCTGCCCGCGGCAAAAGTCTCGGCGGAGATTTCCAAGATCCGCGGCGTCGCGATGGGCGAGGACTGCATCTCGCCGGCCTCGCATCGCGCCTTCTCCACGCCGATAGGCATGGTTCAGTTCATCGCCGAGATGCGCCGCCTCTCCGGCGGCAAGCCGGCGGGCTTCAAGCTGTGCATCGGCCATCCCTGGGAATTCCTCGCGATCTGCAAGGCGATGCTGGAGACCGGCATCTATCCGGACTTCATCGTCGTCGACGGCAATGAAGGCGGCACCGGCGCGGCGCCGCTGGAGTTCATGGACCATCTGGGCATGCCGATGCGCGAGGGCGTTAGTTTCGTCCATAACGCGCTGGTCGGCATCAATGCGCGCGACCGCATCAAGATCGGCGCCTCCGGCAAGATCGCGACCGCCTTCGACATGGCGCGCGCGATGGCGATCGGCGCCGACTGGTGCAATTCGGCGCGCGGCTTCATGTTCTCGCTCGGTTGCATCCAGTCGCTGAGCTGCCACACCGACCGCTGCCCGACCGGCGTTGCAACGCAGGACCCGACGCGTGCGCGTGCGCTCTATGTGCCGCTCAAGATCGACCGGGTGCACAATTATCACCACGCCACGCTGCACTCGCTGACCGAACTGATCGCCGCGGCCGGTCTCGAACATCCGCGGCAGCTGCGCCCGATCCACTTCACCCAGCGCACCTCGACGACGGACGTCAAATCCTTCGCGCAGCTCTATCCGGCGCTGCGCCCGGGCGAGTTGCTCGAAGGCACGGAAGATCCGCGCTTCCGCGATGCCTGGCGGATGGCGCAGGCAGCGACGTTCCAGCCGGCGCTGTAA